From one Stieleria sp. JC731 genomic stretch:
- a CDS encoding alpha/beta hydrolase: protein MQAAVRSLLLCAVVFNTFAEAAPQSEQALTKRQANEVVSKLWKQYSKSETAARRTEIEKGEITIGLRTMPFWFKVFGSKPKGGRSLYISMHGGGATSPGVNDRQYENQKRLYQPAEGVYFVPRAPTNTWNLWHESHIDDFFQRIIEDMVLIHDVNPNRVYLMGYSAGGDGVFQLAPRMADRFAAAAMMAGHPNETTADGLRNLPFTIHMGERDSAYNRNAIAKEWETKLSDLHGQDPGGYVHEVTIHKGLGHWVNRQDAVAVPWMSTFSRQRHPDLIVWKQDDRTHHRFYWLAVKDSQANPKAVVRVKHDGQTFEILQSDVETLLIRVNDEMINFDQPVRVIYKGQVLFEGDVIRQRSIIEKTFNERHDPSATFSGEIEVTIPQNN from the coding sequence ATGCAAGCTGCTGTCCGAAGTCTTCTGCTTTGCGCCGTTGTATTTAACACCTTTGCCGAAGCCGCCCCGCAGTCGGAACAGGCACTGACAAAGCGACAAGCAAACGAAGTCGTTTCAAAGCTTTGGAAACAGTACTCCAAGTCCGAAACGGCAGCGCGGCGGACAGAAATCGAAAAGGGCGAAATCACAATCGGCCTACGAACCATGCCGTTTTGGTTCAAAGTCTTCGGCAGCAAGCCGAAAGGCGGACGCAGTCTTTATATTTCCATGCATGGTGGTGGGGCGACATCACCTGGCGTGAACGACCGACAGTACGAAAATCAAAAGCGACTGTATCAACCTGCTGAAGGTGTTTACTTCGTCCCTCGGGCCCCCACCAACACTTGGAACTTGTGGCACGAATCACATATCGATGACTTCTTTCAACGGATCATCGAAGACATGGTTTTGATCCATGACGTCAATCCCAATCGGGTTTACCTCATGGGATACTCAGCGGGTGGAGATGGGGTATTCCAACTCGCACCTCGCATGGCAGATCGATTCGCTGCGGCCGCGATGATGGCCGGTCATCCCAACGAGACCACAGCGGATGGACTTCGAAATCTGCCGTTCACCATTCATATGGGTGAACGCGACTCCGCGTATAACCGCAACGCGATCGCGAAAGAGTGGGAAACGAAACTAAGCGATCTTCACGGCCAAGACCCTGGCGGTTATGTCCACGAAGTCACAATCCACAAAGGCCTCGGACACTGGGTCAATCGTCAGGACGCGGTCGCGGTCCCTTGGATGTCAACGTTCTCCCGCCAACGGCATCCCGACCTAATCGTTTGGAAACAAGATGACCGAACCCACCATCGTTTCTATTGGCTGGCCGTCAAAGACAGTCAAGCGAATCCGAAAGCCGTCGTCCGAGTCAAGCATGATGGGCAAACGTTCGAGATCTTACAAAGCGACGTTGAGACGCTATTGATTCGGGTCAATGACGAGATGATCAACTTTGATCAGCCCGTCAGGGTCATTTACAAAGGCCAAGTGTTGTTTGAAGGCGACGTGATCCGTCAGCGATCGATCATCGAAAAGACATTCAACGAACGGCATGATCCGTCCGCAACCTTCAGCGGAGAAATCGAAGTCACGATTCCGCAGAACAACTGA
- a CDS encoding Xaa-Pro dipeptidyl-peptidase, translated as MNRPSLPITALLVLLHSPLIGAEVKIPVIKDGEAQVIKELEDSDYWVRHDLWVETEFDSDGDGKLDRMHVAVTRPVQTDTQSLKLPVIYNSSPYFAGTTGGDDSYFWDVRQELGADPPERSAAPDIEREGTRPIISKRHIKDWLPRGYIVVHSSAPGTGLSQGCPTVGDDPEALAPKAVIDWLCGRGKGFTEPVGGEPVEAYWSSGKVGMTGTSYNGTIPLAAATTGVEGLEVIIPVAPNTSYYHYYRSNGLVRHPGGYLGEDIDILYDFIHSGGDEEIQDYCDCNVRDELMNGNQDRATGDYNDFWYSRDYLNRVDGVKAAVLMAHAFNDWNVVPEHSIRIYQALQKNGIETQLFMHQGGHGGPPPMDMMNRWFTHYLFGEDNGVEKTSKSWIVRESDDRGKPTEYPDYPHPMAKDVLLYPVPGAPERGQLQLAPVTDPSTETLVDNFSFSGDSLAQAEYTEHRLIYTTPKLTEDTHLSGTARVKLKLACDRPAANLSVWLVSLPWNTDRRAKITDNIITRGWADPQNIKSLRESEPLVPGQFYDVEFDLQPDDQIIAKGQQIGLMILSSDRDFTLHPTPGTKLTIDLQQTHLSLPVVGGELKFESAN; from the coding sequence ATGAATCGCCCGTCATTGCCGATCACCGCGTTGCTAGTCCTTTTGCATTCGCCGCTAATCGGAGCTGAAGTCAAGATCCCCGTCATTAAAGATGGCGAAGCTCAAGTCATCAAGGAACTTGAGGATTCCGACTACTGGGTTCGGCATGACTTATGGGTCGAGACCGAATTTGACAGCGATGGTGATGGAAAGCTGGACCGGATGCACGTCGCGGTCACGCGGCCGGTCCAAACCGATACGCAATCATTGAAGCTACCGGTGATCTACAATTCCAGCCCGTACTTTGCCGGAACGACGGGTGGAGACGATTCGTATTTCTGGGATGTTCGGCAAGAGCTGGGTGCCGATCCGCCGGAGCGTTCTGCTGCTCCGGATATCGAACGTGAAGGCACCCGACCGATTATCTCCAAACGACATATCAAGGACTGGTTGCCTCGCGGGTATATCGTGGTGCACTCCAGCGCGCCGGGCACCGGGCTTTCACAAGGTTGCCCTACCGTTGGTGATGATCCTGAAGCTCTGGCGCCGAAAGCCGTCATCGATTGGCTTTGTGGACGTGGCAAAGGTTTTACCGAACCGGTCGGCGGCGAACCTGTCGAAGCTTATTGGTCGTCAGGTAAAGTCGGCATGACGGGAACCAGCTACAACGGAACGATCCCTTTGGCAGCCGCAACGACGGGAGTCGAAGGTCTGGAAGTGATCATCCCCGTCGCTCCCAATACGTCGTACTACCACTATTACCGCTCCAACGGACTGGTACGTCACCCCGGCGGTTACCTGGGTGAAGACATCGACATCCTGTACGACTTCATTCACAGCGGTGGAGATGAAGAAATCCAGGACTACTGCGATTGCAACGTCCGTGACGAACTGATGAACGGGAATCAGGATCGCGCGACAGGTGACTACAACGACTTTTGGTATTCTCGTGACTATCTCAACCGTGTTGACGGGGTGAAGGCTGCTGTACTGATGGCACACGCGTTCAATGACTGGAACGTTGTTCCCGAGCACAGCATTCGAATCTATCAAGCACTTCAAAAGAACGGTATCGAAACGCAACTGTTCATGCACCAAGGCGGGCACGGTGGTCCACCACCGATGGACATGATGAATCGATGGTTCACGCACTATTTGTTCGGCGAAGACAACGGCGTCGAAAAGACATCGAAGTCATGGATCGTTCGTGAAAGTGACGACCGCGGCAAACCGACCGAATACCCCGACTATCCGCACCCGATGGCAAAGGATGTTCTGCTTTATCCAGTCCCGGGTGCACCCGAACGAGGACAACTGCAACTGGCACCGGTTACCGATCCAAGTACCGAAACACTGGTTGATAACTTTTCGTTTTCTGGTGACTCATTGGCCCAGGCCGAGTACACCGAACACCGTTTGATCTACACCACACCCAAGCTGACCGAAGACACACATCTTTCTGGAACGGCTCGCGTCAAATTGAAACTCGCGTGCGATCGTCCCGCTGCAAACCTGAGCGTATGGCTTGTCTCGCTACCTTGGAATACGGACCGTCGCGCAAAGATTACCGACAACATCATCACTCGTGGTTGGGCCGATCCGCAGAACATCAAATCACTTCGCGAAAGTGAACCGTTGGTTCCGGGACAGTTTTATGACGTCGAATTTGACTTGCAGCCCGATGATCAGATCATCGCCAAAGGCCAACAGATCGGTTTGATGATCCTCTCCAGCGATCGAGACTTCACCCTTCATCCGACACCAGGCACAAAGCTGACGATCGATTTGCAGCAGACCCATTTAAGTCTGCCTGTCGTTGGAGGCGAACTTAAATTCGAGTCTGCAAACTGA
- a CDS encoding YqjF family protein, which translates to MNDKTDRTWPLPRMPWVMRMTWSELLFAHWQFEPAAIASLLPGGVQLDTREGKAWVGVVPFLMSAVAPRLCPPLPGLSRFLELNVRTYVRVDGKPGVWFFSLDAASRVAVRVARATFNLPYMDASMSMKLQGDGTIDYQSHRTHRGESAAEFDASYRVAGEFQPAQSGSLEHWLTARYCLYSENKRGQIFRGEIDHPPWSLAPATYTEHTNTMGSGLGLDFAGQPHLLVAEPVEVQAWWVSQCLG; encoded by the coding sequence ATGAACGACAAAACGGATCGTACTTGGCCATTGCCTCGCATGCCTTGGGTCATGCGTATGACTTGGTCCGAGCTGTTGTTTGCCCATTGGCAGTTTGAACCAGCTGCGATCGCTTCGTTGCTGCCTGGTGGAGTTCAACTCGACACACGTGAAGGCAAAGCGTGGGTGGGGGTGGTCCCGTTCTTGATGTCGGCAGTGGCCCCACGGCTATGCCCGCCTCTGCCGGGACTCAGTCGGTTTCTTGAGCTAAACGTACGAACCTATGTGAGGGTCGATGGCAAGCCAGGTGTATGGTTCTTTTCGCTCGATGCGGCAAGTCGCGTTGCAGTCCGTGTCGCGCGAGCAACGTTCAACCTTCCCTACATGGATGCGTCGATGTCAATGAAGCTGCAGGGCGATGGGACGATCGACTACCAAAGTCACCGCACCCATCGGGGCGAATCCGCTGCGGAATTTGATGCCAGTTATCGCGTCGCCGGTGAATTTCAACCTGCACAATCAGGGTCGCTCGAACACTGGCTGACGGCTCGCTATTGCCTCTACAGTGAAAATAAACGCGGGCAAATCTTTCGCGGCGAAATCGATCATCCACCTTGGTCGCTGGCACCGGCAACATACACCGAACACACCAACACCATGGGGTCAGGGCTGGGACTCGATTTTGCTGGCCAGCCACACCTGCTGGTTGCTGAACCGGTGGAAGTCCAAGCGTGGTGGGTCAGCCAATGCCTCGGCTAA
- a CDS encoding ecdysteroid 22-kinase family protein has translation MKLSTLPETVCRITGARSVELGEKIQSLWSGYGVIQRAELIGENSVPVVIKHIDLTKARSNRRGWGGDQSHQRKVWSYQVEKTFYETFSKDCDRFCKIPKFFGADETENEGGWVIVLEDLDALGFDCRRTRVTGEDIHACLRWLAEFHATFIGNPANGLWPVGTYWHLETRPDEFKAMPAGPLKKAAQLIDHKLNEARFQTLVHGDAKLANFCFSSRDEFQVAAVDFQYVGRGCGMKDVAYFISSCLSDEEAASQQDSLLSVYFGQLRSAISDRLIDVDVSALEKEWRSLYAIAWADFCRFLSGWCPDHWKLNAYTDRITDDALKMLGKN, from the coding sequence ATGAAGTTGAGCACACTACCGGAAACCGTTTGCCGAATCACCGGGGCACGTTCGGTCGAACTAGGTGAGAAGATTCAGAGCCTGTGGAGCGGGTACGGGGTGATCCAGCGAGCCGAATTGATCGGCGAAAATTCGGTCCCCGTGGTCATCAAGCACATCGACCTGACCAAAGCTCGTTCGAATCGGCGAGGCTGGGGTGGCGACCAATCACACCAACGAAAGGTCTGGTCCTATCAGGTCGAAAAGACGTTCTACGAGACCTTTTCAAAGGACTGTGATCGGTTCTGTAAAATCCCCAAGTTTTTTGGGGCCGATGAAACCGAAAACGAAGGCGGCTGGGTCATCGTTCTAGAAGACTTGGATGCCCTGGGATTTGATTGCCGCAGAACCCGAGTCACTGGTGAAGACATTCATGCATGTCTTCGATGGCTTGCAGAATTTCACGCGACATTTATCGGCAATCCCGCCAACGGTCTGTGGCCGGTTGGGACTTACTGGCATTTAGAAACGCGGCCTGACGAATTCAAAGCGATGCCCGCCGGCCCGCTGAAGAAAGCGGCACAGCTGATCGATCACAAGCTAAACGAGGCGCGATTCCAAACGCTCGTTCATGGCGACGCCAAACTAGCCAACTTTTGTTTTTCGAGTCGAGATGAGTTTCAAGTCGCTGCCGTTGACTTTCAGTATGTCGGTCGAGGCTGTGGCATGAAGGACGTTGCTTATTTCATCAGCAGTTGTCTGTCGGATGAGGAAGCTGCGTCGCAACAGGATTCATTGTTGTCCGTTTATTTTGGACAGCTTCGATCAGCAATCTCAGATCGTCTGATCGACGTCGATGTTTCTGCCTTAGAAAAGGAATGGCGATCGCTGTACGCCATCGCCTGGGCAGACTTTTGTCGCTTCCTATCGGGTTGGTGTCCGGACCACTGGAAATTGAATGCCTATACGGACCGGATCACTGACGATGCACTGAAGATGTTGGGCAAGAATTAG
- a CDS encoding serine/threonine-protein kinase: MSKESHTEQYEPDPQKPVAASGRRTASRTQEKSSAKKFAHFHILEKLGSGAFGTVYRAYDTRLDRKVAIKVPSKRVLDSPQLRQRFEREARAAAAVQHPNICPVFEVGEHQNVPFYSMTLLQGGSLRQAMGRQSVWTTRQVLGLIKKLAGALATAHDSGLIHRDLKPENILIDDQGQPVIADFGLAKQTSGSTDKLTATGVVVGTPAYMSPEQWSGEDLNPACDVFSLGVIFYELLCGTRPFEGDQHQVLAKVASQDWNPPAPNEVRSDIEKEVSDLVMRCLGRGPNQRIKTMKGLLGELQSVTRSISSGVNAITVPSTDPRIDSLIESLAGLGKQEQSKVVPLSMWIAGSVLTAAIVLIGFVVFFQSSYGKVRLQLNIDTTDPSIAVLIDGQSVDVASLSDEIELPAGFHELVVMKNGVTIKEYRFEVVAGVTTVEEVDAGLLYAERSPFYDLATQWLKAGAALEVKTPSLNRASVKTADDLPKGDFEITGIHCPESSVLPDGLWSTIGKLVDLEVLHVDDASVLTKADQAAIGGSTSLKDLRLVGLQADVTSFAEGNMLGNLEALDLHDVSFIDPEQTGSIWQSLTSLRRLSLSHSNLRLEHLPQGTLQKLESLDVSKTPTTNDAAGWLAERPSLTSIDLSGCNINGELFSAWPTFHRLQSLALNDCAITDQDLQPMFGQADPKQLFLTGTYLTDSVIMRCRQQWPDAEILWDANQARSLDRDITKAALDVGGVVQWSSQIGSDQTVSLDDESLDEDHRIAKIDLANATRGWEIIDWLPLIARLPELESLSLRGITLLDAEARSLVIAGQLNELDIALTGISDQAVSLFHQQGQLRSLVIDASMLSERVSEAFDGSGLESLTIVSKPDQPSVALDTLRSFQSLRRLRLDGISLGRLAESNPDGLPELRELECNVATDSDVESLKGWRSLIALNLSNTNVTDGSVDALQRFRTLELLDLSGTKVEGASLLTLRRLPLKHLKLNGVSLSGEAVLAISDLPHLETLSLQDTAVDNFSLTSLTKLQDLKTLDVERAWTTVSGRRKFRAALPQCEVIPNDNDVQLNASELAELYQWIFEKNGKIVFRIPDGSTKRVEQEADIPPGNTVAIGLDLSATSLTDADVARVSVLKDLLALSISGSSCTNRSMVHLQELPQLQSLTLDEIKLEDRGFRYLLGCPQLRRLRIEDAWITDKSGEVLQSLVNLESVQLNKTRVTGEILSSLASLPRLEKLDISFPVRGYGQAIAKMRSLEQLVLTKCNDLREADFKEISRLRNVRILTIRDCAIDENNDASFDDLKRVSNLMLESVNLSSSQFKRLIGMGQLRILSLKNMVLDRDELITLTRLDGLKVLSLKELNLSDAHEQALRQWCSSKRVTLVVD; this comes from the coding sequence ATGAGCAAAGAGTCTCACACCGAGCAGTACGAACCCGATCCACAGAAACCGGTCGCTGCGTCTGGACGCCGAACTGCCAGTCGCACACAAGAGAAATCATCGGCAAAGAAATTCGCCCACTTTCACATCCTTGAAAAGCTAGGCAGCGGTGCCTTCGGGACCGTTTATCGAGCTTACGATACGCGTTTGGATCGCAAGGTCGCGATCAAGGTTCCCAGCAAGCGTGTCTTGGATTCTCCGCAACTTCGGCAGCGATTCGAAAGGGAAGCGCGCGCCGCAGCTGCCGTCCAACATCCGAACATCTGTCCCGTCTTTGAAGTTGGCGAGCACCAAAATGTTCCGTTCTACTCGATGACGTTGCTGCAAGGTGGTTCTCTGCGTCAGGCAATGGGGCGTCAGTCGGTTTGGACGACACGGCAAGTTCTTGGGCTGATCAAAAAATTGGCCGGCGCGTTGGCGACAGCGCACGACTCGGGTCTGATTCATCGGGATCTTAAACCCGAAAACATTCTGATTGATGATCAGGGGCAGCCTGTCATTGCAGATTTCGGGCTAGCGAAACAAACCAGCGGTAGTACGGACAAGCTAACCGCGACGGGCGTCGTCGTTGGCACGCCAGCGTACATGTCGCCCGAGCAATGGAGCGGTGAAGACCTGAACCCGGCATGCGATGTATTTAGCCTCGGTGTGATCTTTTACGAGCTGCTTTGTGGGACTCGTCCGTTCGAAGGTGACCAACACCAAGTTTTGGCCAAGGTCGCTTCACAAGATTGGAATCCCCCAGCCCCGAACGAAGTCCGAAGCGATATCGAAAAGGAAGTTTCCGACTTAGTGATGCGATGCCTTGGCAGGGGACCGAACCAACGCATCAAAACGATGAAGGGGCTTCTCGGCGAGCTGCAAAGTGTGACTCGATCGATCTCTTCGGGAGTCAACGCGATTACGGTTCCTTCCACAGATCCACGAATTGACAGTCTGATCGAGTCTCTCGCCGGTTTGGGGAAACAGGAACAGTCAAAAGTCGTTCCGCTATCGATGTGGATCGCCGGTTCGGTTTTGACAGCCGCGATTGTCTTGATCGGTTTTGTCGTTTTCTTTCAGAGCAGCTACGGGAAAGTTCGGCTGCAGTTAAACATCGATACGACCGATCCGTCAATCGCGGTTTTAATCGATGGGCAATCAGTGGACGTCGCTTCGTTGTCGGACGAAATCGAATTGCCTGCCGGTTTTCATGAATTGGTCGTGATGAAAAATGGAGTCACGATCAAAGAGTATCGGTTTGAAGTCGTCGCGGGCGTCACGACCGTGGAGGAAGTGGACGCCGGACTGCTCTATGCCGAAAGGTCTCCGTTCTACGATCTGGCGACCCAGTGGTTAAAAGCTGGAGCCGCGTTGGAAGTCAAAACGCCATCGCTAAATCGCGCGTCCGTCAAAACAGCTGATGATCTTCCAAAGGGCGACTTTGAGATCACCGGAATCCATTGCCCAGAGTCTTCGGTACTGCCGGATGGTCTATGGTCAACGATCGGCAAGCTAGTTGATTTAGAAGTGCTTCACGTTGATGACGCAAGCGTTCTAACGAAGGCCGATCAAGCGGCGATAGGCGGCTCGACGTCCCTGAAAGATCTGCGACTGGTTGGGCTTCAGGCCGATGTAACATCATTTGCCGAGGGCAACATGCTGGGAAACCTCGAGGCTTTGGATTTGCATGATGTGTCGTTCATCGATCCTGAACAAACCGGATCGATTTGGCAGTCACTGACATCGCTTCGTCGACTAAGTCTTTCCCATTCGAACCTGCGACTGGAGCATCTGCCTCAGGGGACGCTACAGAAACTGGAATCATTGGACGTTAGCAAAACTCCAACAACGAATGATGCTGCTGGCTGGCTCGCTGAACGTCCATCATTGACCTCGATCGACCTCTCCGGCTGCAATATCAACGGAGAACTTTTCAGTGCATGGCCAACGTTCCATCGGCTTCAGTCACTCGCACTGAATGATTGTGCGATCACGGATCAAGATCTTCAACCGATGTTCGGTCAAGCGGACCCCAAGCAGCTCTTTCTTACCGGAACCTATTTGACGGATTCCGTGATTATGCGATGCCGCCAGCAATGGCCGGATGCCGAAATCCTCTGGGATGCAAACCAAGCTCGTTCGCTCGATCGGGATATCACAAAAGCAGCTTTGGATGTCGGCGGGGTCGTCCAGTGGAGCAGTCAAATCGGTTCGGACCAAACGGTGTCTCTCGATGACGAGTCATTAGATGAAGACCACCGAATCGCCAAGATCGACCTGGCCAACGCGACGCGTGGCTGGGAAATCATCGATTGGCTTCCCCTGATCGCCCGACTGCCGGAGTTGGAATCACTATCACTTCGGGGAATCACACTCTTGGATGCCGAAGCCCGCTCACTCGTGATCGCTGGCCAACTCAATGAGCTTGACATAGCTTTAACGGGTATCAGTGACCAAGCGGTTTCGCTGTTTCACCAGCAGGGGCAACTGCGATCGTTGGTGATCGATGCATCGATGCTAAGCGAACGTGTCTCAGAGGCCTTTGACGGATCAGGCCTGGAGTCATTGACGATTGTCAGTAAGCCGGATCAACCCAGCGTGGCTTTGGATACGTTACGGTCTTTCCAAAGCCTCCGTCGGCTCAGGCTGGATGGGATCTCGCTGGGGCGTCTTGCCGAATCAAATCCTGACGGGTTGCCGGAGTTGCGAGAACTTGAATGCAACGTCGCTACAGATTCCGATGTGGAAAGTTTAAAAGGATGGCGATCACTGATCGCGTTGAACCTTTCGAATACCAACGTGACCGATGGATCGGTGGATGCGCTGCAAAGGTTTCGAACGCTTGAACTTCTAGACCTATCTGGAACAAAAGTGGAAGGAGCGTCTTTGCTGACGCTTCGGAGATTGCCACTGAAACACCTGAAGCTCAATGGTGTCTCGCTTTCCGGCGAAGCGGTGTTGGCGATATCGGATTTACCACATCTGGAAACTTTGTCTCTCCAAGACACCGCTGTCGATAACTTTAGTCTCACTTCACTGACTAAGTTGCAAGATCTAAAGACTCTGGATGTCGAACGGGCGTGGACCACCGTTTCGGGGCGTCGAAAGTTTCGGGCCGCGTTACCGCAGTGTGAGGTCATCCCGAATGACAACGATGTTCAGCTTAATGCGTCCGAGTTAGCAGAGCTGTATCAGTGGATCTTCGAAAAGAACGGAAAGATTGTTTTTCGAATTCCCGATGGCAGCACAAAACGAGTGGAACAAGAGGCCGATATCCCACCCGGAAACACCGTCGCGATCGGCTTGGATTTGTCTGCCACGTCGCTAACAGATGCAGATGTCGCTCGCGTATCCGTGTTGAAAGACTTGTTGGCGCTCAGCATCAGCGGTTCCAGCTGTACCAACCGATCGATGGTGCATTTGCAGGAGCTGCCTCAGCTTCAGTCACTGACGCTTGACGAAATCAAATTGGAAGACCGAGGGTTCCGATACTTACTCGGTTGTCCACAGCTGCGTCGACTCCGCATCGAAGACGCCTGGATCACGGATAAGTCTGGTGAAGTGCTTCAGTCGTTGGTGAACCTAGAATCGGTGCAGCTCAACAAGACTCGTGTCACGGGCGAGATTCTGTCATCGCTTGCGTCGCTTCCACGTTTGGAAAAGTTGGACATTAGCTTTCCGGTGCGTGGCTACGGTCAGGCGATCGCAAAGATGCGCAGCTTGGAACAGCTCGTATTGACGAAATGCAACGACCTTCGCGAGGCAGACTTTAAAGAGATCTCGCGTTTGCGAAACGTACGCATCCTGACAATTCGAGATTGCGCCATCGATGAAAATAACGACGCTTCATTTGACGACCTGAAACGGGTTTCGAACCTGATGCTTGAAAGTGTGAATTTGTCATCCAGTCAGTTCAAGCGGCTGATCGGCATGGGACAACTTCGCATCCTGAGCTTGAAAAACATGGTGTTGGATCGCGATGAATTGATCACGCTGACACGGCTAGACGGTCTGAAGGTATTGAGTCTTAAAGAATTGAATCTAAGCGACGCCCATGAGCAGGCCTTGCGTCAGTGGTGCAGCAGCAAGCGAGTCACTCTAGTCGTGGATTAG